A stretch of DNA from Scatophagus argus isolate fScaArg1 chromosome 23, fScaArg1.pri, whole genome shotgun sequence:
TGTGGGTAAAGTGCAGGGGTGACGGTTCCCTCGGATTTTTCCATAAATTAACATTTCAACACTTTTCTGCTCCGTTCCTTCAACCAGCTCTTTAAAGCAAAGACGTACAACTCACTTTCCTTCACAAATATCCGTCGTTTTTTCCACTTTCCATTCTTCCAAACTTTTCTTTCGCCAGTCAACTTGTCTTCTGcctttatttgtcttttgttccttcatactttttttcccctcactccTGTGCTGGACTCCTTCATGCTCTGCAAGAAGTCAGAGGTTGTGCTGACCTCTGAAACCCCAGCGAGTCTGTCCAACAGTagataacaaaacaacagccatGGTCCTGGCTGGGCTCTGTTCCACTGGCCAGTGCATGCAGGGATGAGGGGAGGGCTGAGGCACACGAGTCTGACTTGTGAGCGTGTCCGTGTGCCGCCAGTCAAGACTGAGCGACTGCAAGTAAATCCACTCTGCGGTTACGTCAGAATCCTGTCGACAGAATCTTGGGCTCTGCTGGACTGCCCTCCTTGCCTGGTTGGGTTCAAGGAAACAAAGTTATCATTTGGCACAGAAAAGAATTGAAAATGCAACATCAGCTGTTGTCTCGTGAAGTTTTAAGATGCAAACTCAGACCCTCCTCACCGTCTCCTGAGCCGCGATCCAGAGATGGTGTTCTGGAGACAGTTGCCGAGGGACACTGTTGGTCCTCTGTCTCATGATTGACAGGCGGCTCTCTGAGGGTTTTCAAAAGCTCGTGATGGGCCTTTTCTATTTCCTGCAAAGGGGCGAAGAGGCATCAGCGCAATCATGTTAAATTGTCATGCTTGTGAAGTCTTCACAAGCATGACAAGACAGAAAATCCAAAGCAAAGGACAGCCTGACACATAAATTAAGAATCCATGAGGTAATTCGACATTCCAGTGTTATTGCATCCAGATGATGTGCTGCATTTACTGTCATCCCCTTCAAGGCTGCAGTGATCACATCTCTTTCCTGAAAACTTGCTTTTGCTCGCACTCCAGTTCTCCTTCTAGGACACAACTGAGCCAATCCAACTGGTTAGACACTACgttaaagacaaagaaaaaacatgctcACCTTCAGCTGTCTCAACTTGCTCATTAACCCCTCAAGTGTGTGAAAAATCTCATCCACATTTTTGATCACGTGGCTGTGGTGTCCGGCCTGTGATTGGCccatttcttcttgttcctgttGCACAGCCTCTGCCTGGTTGGGCTCAGGACGGCAGGAGGCCGTGTCCTCCTCCGGCTGTGTCTGGGGTGACGTCACTTCCTCCACAGGCTGAGGGAAGTGGCTGGCGGTGGGCGTGGGAGGGTCGCTGGGATCGTCTGTGACGCTCTCCCCCTGTTCTGTAGGCATTACTAGGTAGAACGTGTTCCCTGAGCACAGAACACACCAAGTCtaagattaaaaataatattctcTTTCTATTATCTTTATGAATATTCCACATGTAAAGAATTAAGGGTGCTTGTCTATCTCGACCAATTTACTTATCATTACCCTGCGCAGTGGCCTCGCCTCTCAGCTTGGATGATTGGTCGGAGGGGAGCgtgacatcatcagtgatgTCGTCagggacagaggaagaagaagaaataccCGCAACCACAGCTatgcagaggacagacagagaagtgTGTGCAGAAAAGTGTTTTCATACGTGAACGACAGAAGGGTGAAAAAGAACGAGGGAGGAAGTTGAGATCGAAAGTGTGGGAtcagtgtgttggtgtgttatGAAGAGCAAGCagaaacaacaagagaaaagagagcgtgagaaacaaaataacaaatgagaatgtgcagagaaaacatgcagaggaaagcagacagaaagaattAAGAACAACCGTTGAAATAGCTCGTCTCCATCTGATCCGTTACCTTTCCTCACGACCTGAACGCTGGACGGCTCCACGTCCGAGGGCTGGACCTCTTCAGGCTCGGCCTCCCAGTCGTCCGTGCAGAAGTTGAGGATTGTCTCCAGAGATTCTGGCCGCTGCCGCTCGGTGAACGAGTTCCTTTCATTGGCCGTCTCGTTGGTGGGCGTGTCATCTGAATCGTGGCTCCAGCCATCCTCTTCCAAATCTCGCAGTATGAGCTGCCTCAGTGTTTCAACTGTAGAGGCACGAAAAAGAAAAACGATTGGGCTGAGCACTAAAATACCACACTTACACTTGGATCAAGTCACATCCGTTGCATTTTGGGCCATAAACAAATGACATGCTAACGctcaaaattaaaagacaaaataagttGTAAGTGATGCACTTTGTTTGTGATTCGTTCTCACCGTCTTGTAAAGCGGCCTCTGCCACAccagctgcttgtgtttctgaTTGGTCTGATGGCAAGTTGGCTGAGAGCACAATGTCGTCGTTGGAACGAGACTCCATGGAGTCTGACTGCTCTGTCATGGAGTTTTCTGAGAGATTTCAAACAGTTGGAGGTTAGAAAATCAGAATACAATCAGAACTGAGCAGCTCTCTTTTGTGGCCAACTCAGACAGATCACACTGCAATTGCACAGTTTAAATAATTCTGGCTGGTGATAACAATGTGGTTATTACCTTCATAGACGTTACTGTCAGTTGAGACTGGGGACGCATTGTTTAGGCTGGGGGAACTAGAAAAAACCCACAGCACACACTAAGCATACACAAGGCGATGAAAATTGAGGtatgaaaaagaagagaagcaaATTTAAAGACATCTAGCAGGACAATTTGCAGGTTCTGTTATCCACACAGGCTTTACTCACGATATAGGCATGGATCTGTGATTGATCGGGGGTGATGAACCGCCTGCCAAGGAGATGGTCTTTTCAAGTAAATCTTTCCAgctagaaaacaaaaataaacagttagcacatcagtgcagaaaaaccaacattttcaaagacagaaggagaaaagagctCACGTGTTTTTCTCTGAAGGCGTCCCGGCCACCAGCTCGTAGATCTGCCTCTCTGTGGTGCTGATCACATACAGGGCTCTTTTGCCTGGAGAGCAGATTTACATGTCATCAGCACCTCACAAAAaagctctttttaaaaaaatacctgCTTTCTTGGCCATGAACACAGTCTCACTTGTTGCTACTGGGCGGACCAGCACCGAGTCCAGCATCACCAGAGGGCTGAAGGAGGTCTTGCTGTCTCCAGTGCCTCCTCCGCCTCCACTCAGCCAGCGGGATGGATACCTCAGCTGCAGCCGGTCGTCCGGGCCCCGATGCAGAAGGACCAGgcagtctgacagcagcagcgcTTGAATCTCTGATGGAGGGATACAGGGACATGTGATCAAACAGGTATGAAACCAAACTGAGGAGACTGCGTGTGTCCATACATGGAAACTGACCTATCTGCTTATCTTTGCTGATTCTCCACGTGAGAGGACCTTCATGAATAAGTCTCTTCGTGGAGAAGTCCAGACTCtgtgaaagagaaggaaggaaaatgtcTATAGGACATGGATGGCATTCCTGAACACAATATGTGCAACGTCAACACAGTAGGAGCAGGCTAGCCATCAAAAACAAGTCTGACCACCTTGAATTGAGGAGCAGCGTCAATCCTGCGTTGGTACTGGCTGAGGCGTTGCCGGTGTTCAGTTTCCCTGACAACCTCGTTGACAGCCTGCAGTATTCCTCTGCAACATGCCTTGGCGCGTTGAAGGAAGGGGAGGTCTGATGCGCCAGcttcaagaaaaacaaaacgcgtactttttcagcttttttggGACAAGTTATCATGTTTTGACGGTTGTTATACGACATTTCTGGACTGCTCACCCTCTGTGTGTATAATGATGTTGTCCAGCAGCAGGGGGTACTTGGTGAGTCTTTGCATCTCTGACACCAGCATGTCTTTGAGCTGAAGCCTCCGACAGTGAGGACTCGCTTCACACTCCTGGACGAATGTCAGACATGTAAGCACAAAGGTTTCTCATACAGCTGCAggcgtgcgtgcgtgcgtgtgtgtgtgtgtgtgtgtgtgtgtgtgtgtgtgcgcacgcaccTGGATGACATGAGCGAAGCGAGGGTCTTTACGTTTCTTGTTCTTGATGAGCTCCAGGGCCTGAGACAGCTGGCTGCACAGCTGGGACGCTTGTTCCTGGAACTCGTCTCCAGCCGTCCCTTCAAACTACAAAACACGCACCATTCAAACTACCAATCACgctaaatacacacatgcacatgagcACCGCTTGCATTTGGGCAAAAACGATGGAGATGATTATTTCACTCACGCTGGCCAGCATGACGTCCCCGATGTCCTGAACGATGGGAGTTTCTCTGCGCTTCTTCATTGCCTCACACAGACTTGCTGCAAAGAAATGACACAGGAGCAACATTAAAGGGTGACTATTTCTAATACTACCAGTAAGATAATATATTCGTCTATCTTAAAGAGATAAAACTTATTATGTTGTACAAAACTCTCTGCCAGTCTAGTGTAACAGTTATGTCATATCTTTCCATGTTCTAATTAAAGCATAGAATACATATTGACTCAGAAAGGCTGCAGGCGGAAACTGCATTGAACAGCTACAACCTTCTCTTACAATTTGCTTCAGTTAATATTATTTACCAAGCAACATACAGGCCTGAATACATGTTGACTCAATGTACAGCTCACTTCATTGTGCAAACAGAACCAGAGGCAGACGACGTAAAAAAGCAGTGACGTTAAAGTTTAATTTTCCATATTCTAACAGGTCATGGTTTcaatcttttatattttaaaatagccTAAAATGGTCCTGACCATATAATTAAACAAGATCAGTCATATTCTCAGATGAAAAAATATGCAGCTATACCTGTAATTATGGTAAAGGTTTAATTTCAGTAAATGTTAAGCTGTATAGAATTTTATAATTTCAGGCTGCATATAAACAATTCAACAGACTGACCGTGGAGCTCATACACCTGAGGCAGGTTGGGGAAGATGCAGGCCAGTTCATCAGAGTTCAGCACAGACCTCATCTTCTGGAAAAAGACCTGGTCCAGGACCCTCAAGGTCCGCAGGTGGGACACCTCGGTGGTGAACAGCTCTggtgatgaagagaaagaaggagcaAACGGAAATGATCAACATCAGGGCAGCGCCATGAGaaagaattttgttttattttttatcatgaCTGTGACCCCCACCGTATATGACGGCCTGTCTTTCCACCTCCCTCGGACTGAGCGtggagaggagctgaggaggaactGTGTCCTGCCAGTTCTGACTGTCGCACAAgtcctcctccagagccacactGTCTGGCAGCAGCGCCAAAGGTGAGTCCACACTCCTGCAgagtcacatgcacacacattaacacagacaGGGGAGAGGGaccaacatgcacacacacacaaacacgattTCATTCTAACACAGCTATTAAAAAATAGATTTCTTTCTTGCGAACCAAACCAAGGGGTTTTGCATGACGGAAGAGGGAAAGAGTTAGCCATCTTTATTTATAATTCCTGCCAGACATTAGTTAAACTAATCATCAGTCTTCTATGGGGGTGACATGAAAACTCACCTGCGTCTAGATCGAGGGGTGTATGGGGGTGTAGGGTTCTCTAGAGACctgagtggagagagagatgccATGAGGTGACAAGCTACGCTTCCACGGGTTACGTCCGGGGTGTTTGGGGTGTAAAGCTCTCATTAAAGGGGAGAGTTTTGATTCCTTGAAGCTTAATTATTTCCCTGACTTTATGTGAGTATCTGagaacatgaataaaatgtttgtgcGGAAACACTTTACCGCGCGGAGCTGCTGGATGCAGATGACGAGGCGCTGTGCTGCAGCGGCCTGAGGCCCggcccctccctctcctccccgcAGTCCTCCATGTCTACGTCGCTACGAGAGCGAGGCACAGACTCCGTCCCTGAGGCAACGCCCCGCCGACGCCCTTCTCCCTGAGCTTTTAATGACTCGCTACGTGCCAGACGCCCTGAAACCGTAGGGCTgcaaaggagaaaacacagggcCTTTTACTAAACCAGTAAAGTGCTGAACACTTTTAACAAGAGGCTCTAAGGCGATGTTGAACAGACACCACAGGTGCACTTCAGAGCTACCTCTCCATGCTGTCTTCTCCcaggctgctggaggagagcCTCTGGGGGTCGGCCGCgtcacccccctcctctcccaccgTCTCCGTGTGATTCTCAAACTGCTGAATGATGTTCCTCACACTGCCGGGACggactgcacacacagacatcactCACTTACACAGTGTGATGAAACAGCCCGCATGTTATGAGCGGAGAGGGCTGATGTGTATAAAATGAGTTGGAATAACTTAGTTTGGTATGTTTAGCATAAATTAAATTCAAACcgaggaataaaaagaaaaaatccaatGAGAAATAAATATGTACCTTCAGTGGGCGACAACGGGACATGGAACGctacaaaatcaaaatgagccaaaaggaaataaagaaacgAGAACAATGAGACACAATGAAAAttccatgaaaaaaataaatcaataaacctgcaaaaacaataaaatggtgaacaggggagaggaagaaatcaATAGATAAACACATTGAGTGAGAGGGTCACAGGCATGTGTTAGCGTGCCTCTAATGTGCCGTGCCAGCGAACCAATACTGTCAGCTCACATtttaaacgtgtgtgtgtgtgtgtgtgtgtgtgtgtgtgtgggtatttACTGGACTGGGATGTGGTTCGGGGTTTGCCAATGTACTTCAGGATGGGGTTTCTCTTTTtatcctctccatctttctctttcttgatGCCactcagctgcagagacaggaagtcaaacaaTGGTGGCATAAACTTTATTCCTACATGTTGTCTTCTACGGATCCAAAAGTGTTCTTCAAGAGTTTGGTTTAAATGGCAGAGTTTTAGTTACCCTTTCAATGCAAAGCAATACAAATCTTTTGATTTAAGCGTTTCCCAGTTGTGGAAATGCACTTCTAGCATCTAAATACAGCCAAGCTCAGTGACTCCTGCAGGTGAATGTGAATGATACTTCAGTAGCAAAGTGATGTACAAATGGGCCGTCAGAGAGCAAagctcagcagcaggagggTACCAGAGCACACAGATCAGCCCACAGAACACTGCACGTTTACATTTGGAATCACATTTACTGCTTCCTACATCTTTCCCGTTTCTACGAACAACTTCTCAATTTTGAGTTTTCAGTTGCTGCTCTTACCTTTTTCGTCTTTAAGAAAGGAAGCcacttctccttctctgtgctCAGACCAGGGAAGACCTTGGAGTCTCTTAGCTTGATACCAGAATGACGCAGGTACAGGAGCACGGCTGACGCCAGCGGAGAACTGAGGGAGAGCGGCGAGGCGGGGGCGGAGCCAGCGAGCGAGAGAAGACAAATAAGGTAGAGGGATATGGTGAGGAGAGCAGACCACGAGGAgggggaaacaaacaaagaaagagtgTGCAGAAAGAATTAAAAGCAAATCGCTCTGACAGGTGCTGCTCTTCAGTTAAAGTCCCCTCCAAAGGACGAGACACTTCTCTTACCTTCTGTCCTCTTCGTGCTTTGATCTGCAGtgggaacagaaagagagacatttaAAGGCGGTAAACTCTGTCCGCGAGAAATAAAAAACCCTCAAAGAGATATCCAGGTTAATTCCTCTACGTTAAATCCGCTTCTTTCAGATCcatacagcagcacaagaaGCAGGCTGTGGTGCGGCAGTCATGTGATGGGAATTGGTTTGTGTGCGTATAAAGTCAAAGAGCTAAATGTCATGTGGTTTGCAGGTTTTGTGGCCGTGGTAATGACCTTTGTTATGATACCTTGGGTGAGCTCCTCCTGTTGCTTTGTAATAACAATTTTATTGGGCCCCGACCATCTGACTCCGTTGCCAGGCAAAGCTGCCTCAACAGTCTCAGAGTGGGTGTCTTCATATTCACTTCAGGATTAGAGCCACATGTTCAAGTGCACCACCGCATGATCAGTCAACAggtggatttaaaaaaacaatctgatCTTCTCTGCCTtgacatcattttcacaaaGGTCAGTCAACTCGTCAAGTGAACCTACACCTTGttgcagttttacagtttttacaacaacagcagcagtatctGACGAAATCCCACACTCACAGTATTTCCCAGAGGGCGGTGACCTGTCTGTCAACCACCTGTCTCTCCTTCACAGGGTCCccatccagctgctgcaggtctCCTTCTCCAAACAGAGAACCGAGCCCTATCATCTGCTTGTTCCTATGAAGCACAAGTTTAACAGGTTACTATGAACTCTCCAATATATtatatgatttattattttatatagcAGATGGGGAAACAAGCCTTAACTTTCGCTGAGGGTTAATGTTTATcaatgttacacacacacatgcacacacagtgtagCGTAACCTGCCTGTAGTCCTGTATCTGGTCCTGGATGTCTGGcagcacctgctgctgcagctcagacagAGGTCCTCTGATGTCCTCCTGAGCATGAAGCCGACTTTCTAAATGGACAATGGACACATTATGTCAGCAGGTTCACTTAATCACCAGCTTTCAGAACAAATATttacttgaatttttttgttttacctaTTTTAGCTAATTGAAAATCAACATACAATGAACAAAAAACTGACAAGCTCACAGCTCAACTTTTCGTACCTATATCTGTGAGATACTCCTCTCGTGCTTTGATTTTTAGGGGctgcaaaggaaagaaaacagttatTTTTCCAATTTCAGACGCTGAGTAATTTCAGATGCAGGACACACAATCATTTCCATTATGTTATGCGAGTGTTTCGTGTGATTTATGCTAAAAGTGGTTATCAGAtgttctgtgttgttctgtgagATTTTAACAAACAAGGGAATATTAAGCAGAAAGTCATTATGACGTGTTGGTACACACAGCATCCGGGTCCAGGAAATGAGAGCAGATCTGAGGTGCAAGCGCACGGGCGTCTTTAGGACTGGAACCCAGGTAGGCCTCCACCGACAGGTAAAACAGCTACAGAAGACATGCATAACCATGAATGTAAGCAAGCAAAATAAGATAGAAACATCCTAAAAGAGACTGACTGAGACGGGGCAATATTCACATAATGGTAGTGGAACACtttgtttcattacatttatttaaatctatCAAAAAAATCTAATGCAGACTGACCAGAGGGTTGGGGTCCAGAAGCTGGGTGAAGACGTATCTCATGAACACGGCCATGTGCGCCGGACGTGACTTCAACAACTCGATGTCCTGGAAAGGACCGTCCATctaagacagagaaaaagagggaaaatatgtATACTCGTATAAATGCAGGAAACAGCAGACTGCAAAGGAAAGACAACTGAAAAATCACATTGAAGCAGATGCATCAGATTCTGCTGgacacacaatgaaaacatcctTCTCACCTCATTAAATGCATAgccatcatcttcttcatcctcttcctctgggcCGATGATCTGGGCCTTTCCACCCTTTGAACACAGACggtgcacacaaacagatttcAGGAAACGCCAGGCACTTGGTCACAGACTTAAGGACACCGACGGCGGGTTCAAATACGtctgctcttttcattcatATGCCGAAAATGCGATGCTCAGAACAAAAGAGTCGGAtgacatgaaatatgaattaaGGGCTGTGGTGATAAACTGTCTCCCCAGTCTCACTGCTTGCCTCATATATTTTTAACAGCTATGCAAGACGGTACATGACAGAAATGGAGAAAAGCGGATAAAGAACAGAACTACATGTCTACTACATGTCTACTACATGCTACTGCAG
This window harbors:
- the arhgef11 gene encoding rho guanine nucleotide exchange factor 11 isoform X3, whose amino-acid sequence is MSLRQPTSTLDRLSSLTIGDSERKASAAQQREPATDIPIESAGPGLVQRCVVVQKDQLGFGFTVCGERVKLVQNVRPGGAAVKAGVQEGDRIIKVNGSLVSSMSHQEVVKLIKSGTYVALTLQGPPPSTASLPLEPLPTDLTPSQKTSLGGEAPPPPPPPLPSGLSSTPSQRITGPKPLQDPEVQKHATQILRKMLEQEEAELQDLIEEMLKNPSPSLEERIESARRRAHQVRVKIQQDVEGTRSESVTNYVIAGEGRLSMDSSEGDVEAYESPHSSPSSTFRTPLHRRQNSDTHTQPDSGGKAQIIGPEEEDEEDDGYAFNEMDGPFQDIELLKSRPAHMAVFMRYVFTQLLDPNPLLFYLSVEAYLGSSPKDARALAPQICSHFLDPDAPLKIKAREEYLTDIESRLHAQEDIRGPLSELQQQVLPDIQDQIQDYRNKQMIGLGSLFGEGDLQQLDGDPVKERQVVDRQVTALWEILSKHEEDRSSPLASAVLLYLRHSGIKLRDSKVFPGLSTEKEKWLPFLKTKKLSGIKKEKDGEDKKRNPILKYIGKPRTTSQSTFHVPLSPTEVRPGSVRNIIQQFENHTETVGEEGGDAADPQRLSSSSLGEDSMESPTVSGRLARSESLKAQGEGRRRGVASGTESVPRSRSDVDMEDCGEEREGPGLRPLQHSASSSASSSSARSLENPTPPYTPRSRRRSVDSPLALLPDSVALEEDLCDSQNWQDTVPPQLLSTLSPREVERQAVIYELFTTEVSHLRTLRVLDQVFFQKMRSVLNSDELACIFPNLPQVYELHASLCEAMKKRRETPIVQDIGDVMLASFEGTAGDEFQEQASQLCSQLSQALELIKNKKRKDPRFAHVIQECEASPHCRRLQLKDMLVSEMQRLTKYPLLLDNIIIHTEAGASDLPFLQRAKACCRGILQAVNEVVRETEHRQRLSQYQRRIDAAPQFKSLDFSTKRLIHEGPLTWRISKDKQIEIQALLLSDCLVLLHRGPDDRLQLRYPSRWLSGGGGGTGDSKTSFSPLVMLDSVLVRPVATSKRALYVISTTERQIYELVAGTPSEKNTWKDLLEKTISLAGGSSPPINHRSMPISSPSLNNASPVSTDSNVYEENSMTEQSDSMESRSNDDIVLSANLPSDQSETQAAGVAEAALQDVETLRQLILRDLEEDGWSHDSDDTPTNETANERNSFTERQRPESLETILNFCTDDWEAEPEEVQPSDVEPSSVQVVRKGNTFYLVMPTEQGESVTDDPSDPPTPTASHFPQPVEEVTSPQTQPEEDTASCRPEPNQAEAVQQEQEEMGQSQAGHHSHVIKNVDEIFHTLEGLMSKLRQLKEIEKAHHELLKTLREPPVNHETEDQQCPSATVSRTPSLDRGSGDGKEGSPAEPKILSTGF
- the arhgef11 gene encoding rho guanine nucleotide exchange factor 11 isoform X1, with protein sequence MSLRQPTSTLDRLSSLTIGDSERKASAAQQREPATDIPIESAGPGLVQRCVVVQKDQLGFGFTVCGERVKLVQNVRPGGAAVKAGVQEGDRIIKVNGSLVSSMSHQEVVKLIKSGTYVALTLQGPPPSTASLPLEPLPTDLTPSQKTSLGGEAPPPPPPPLPSGLSSTPSQRITGPKPLQDPEVQKHATQILRKMLEQEEAELQDLIEEMLKNPSPSLEERIESARRRAHQVRVKIQQDVEGTRSESVTNYVIAGEGRLSMDSSEGDVEAYESPHSSPSSTFRTPLHRRQNSDTHTQPDSGGKAQIIGPEEEDEEDDGYAFNEMDGPFQDIELLKSRPAHMAVFMRYVFTQLLDPNPLLFYLSVEAYLGSSPKDARALAPQICSHFLDPDAPLKIKAREEYLTDIESRLHAQEDIRGPLSELQQQVLPDIQDQIQDYRNKQMIGLGSLFGEGDLQQLDGDPVKERQVVDRQVTALWEILSKHEEDRSSPLASAVLLYLRHSGIKLRDSKVFPGLSTEKEKWLPFLKTKKLSGIKKEKDGEDKKRNPILKYIGKPRTTSQSTFHVPLSPTEVRPGSVRNIIQQFENHTETVGEEGGDAADPQRLSSSSLGEDSMESPTVSGRLARSESLKAQGEGRRRGVASGTESVPRSRSDVDMEDCGEEREGPGLRPLQHSASSSASSSSARSLENPTPPYTPRSRRRSVDSPLALLPDSVALEEDLCDSQNWQDTVPPQLLSTLSPREVERQAVIYELFTTEVSHLRTLRVLDQVFFQKMRSVLNSDELACIFPNLPQVYELHASLCEAMKKRRETPIVQDIGDVMLASFEGTAGDEFQEQASQLCSQLSQALELIKNKKRKDPRFAHVIQECEASPHCRRLQLKDMLVSEMQRLTKYPLLLDNIIIHTEAGASDLPFLQRAKACCRGILQAVNEVVRETEHRQRLSQYQRRIDAAPQFKSLDFSTKRLIHEGPLTWRISKDKQIEIQALLLSDCLVLLHRGPDDRLQLRYPSRWLSGGGGGTGDSKTSFSPLVMLDSVLVRPVATSKRALYVISTTERQIYELVAGTPSEKNTWKDLLEKTISLAGGSSPPINHRSMPISSPSLNNASPVSTDSNVYEENSMTEQSDSMESRSNDDIVLSANLPSDQSETQAAGVAEAALQDVETLRQLILRDLEEDGWSHDSDDTPTNETANERNSFTERQRPESLETILNFCTDDWEAEPEEVQPSDVEPSSVQVVRKAVVAGISSSSSVPDDITDDVTLPSDQSSKLRGEATAQGNTFYLVMPTEQGESVTDDPSDPPTPTASHFPQPVEEVTSPQTQPEEDTASCRPEPNQAEAVQQEQEEMGQSQAGHHSHVIKNVDEIFHTLEGLMSKLRQLKEIEKAHHELLKTLREPPVNHETEDQQCPSATVSRTPSLDRGSGDGKEGSPAEPKILSTGF
- the arhgef11 gene encoding rho guanine nucleotide exchange factor 11 isoform X2, whose amino-acid sequence is MSCFAFSPFAAWLSSLTIGDSERKASAAQQREPATDIPIESAGPGLVQRCVVVQKDQLGFGFTVCGERVKLVQNVRPGGAAVKAGVQEGDRIIKVNGSLVSSMSHQEVVKLIKSGTYVALTLQGPPPSTASLPLEPLPTDLTPSQKTSLGGEAPPPPPPPLPSGLSSTPSQRITGPKPLQDPEVQKHATQILRKMLEQEEAELQDLIEEMLKNPSPSLEERIESARRRAHQVRVKIQQDVEGTRSESVTNYVIAGEGRLSMDSSEGDVEAYESPHSSPSSTFRTPLHRRQNSDTHTQPDSGGKAQIIGPEEEDEEDDGYAFNEMDGPFQDIELLKSRPAHMAVFMRYVFTQLLDPNPLLFYLSVEAYLGSSPKDARALAPQICSHFLDPDAPLKIKAREEYLTDIESRLHAQEDIRGPLSELQQQVLPDIQDQIQDYRNKQMIGLGSLFGEGDLQQLDGDPVKERQVVDRQVTALWEILSKHEEDRSSPLASAVLLYLRHSGIKLRDSKVFPGLSTEKEKWLPFLKTKKLSGIKKEKDGEDKKRNPILKYIGKPRTTSQSTFHVPLSPTEVRPGSVRNIIQQFENHTETVGEEGGDAADPQRLSSSSLGEDSMESPTVSGRLARSESLKAQGEGRRRGVASGTESVPRSRSDVDMEDCGEEREGPGLRPLQHSASSSASSSSARSLENPTPPYTPRSRRRSVDSPLALLPDSVALEEDLCDSQNWQDTVPPQLLSTLSPREVERQAVIYELFTTEVSHLRTLRVLDQVFFQKMRSVLNSDELACIFPNLPQVYELHASLCEAMKKRRETPIVQDIGDVMLASFEGTAGDEFQEQASQLCSQLSQALELIKNKKRKDPRFAHVIQECEASPHCRRLQLKDMLVSEMQRLTKYPLLLDNIIIHTEAGASDLPFLQRAKACCRGILQAVNEVVRETEHRQRLSQYQRRIDAAPQFKSLDFSTKRLIHEGPLTWRISKDKQIEIQALLLSDCLVLLHRGPDDRLQLRYPSRWLSGGGGGTGDSKTSFSPLVMLDSVLVRPVATSKRALYVISTTERQIYELVAGTPSEKNTWKDLLEKTISLAGGSSPPINHRSMPISSPSLNNASPVSTDSNVYEENSMTEQSDSMESRSNDDIVLSANLPSDQSETQAAGVAEAALQDVETLRQLILRDLEEDGWSHDSDDTPTNETANERNSFTERQRPESLETILNFCTDDWEAEPEEVQPSDVEPSSVQVVRKAVVAGISSSSSVPDDITDDVTLPSDQSSKLRGEATAQGNTFYLVMPTEQGESVTDDPSDPPTPTASHFPQPVEEVTSPQTQPEEDTASCRPEPNQAEAVQQEQEEMGQSQAGHHSHVIKNVDEIFHTLEGLMSKLRQLKEIEKAHHELLKTLREPPVNHETEDQQCPSATVSRTPSLDRGSGDGKEGSPAEPKILSTGF